A part of Anser cygnoides isolate HZ-2024a breed goose chromosome 17, Taihu_goose_T2T_genome, whole genome shotgun sequence genomic DNA contains:
- the SNAP29 gene encoding synaptosomal-associated protein 29 has product MSAPPRSYNPFAEEDEEVAEEEAGGAERQRYLQREVLRRSAATADSTARSLSLLYESERIGVAASEELVRQGESLKRTEQMVDKMDQDLKTSQRHINSIKSVFGGLVNYFKPKPPESKPEQNGTPEYYANSRLKEAMMSSKEQESKYQESHPNLRRLDNSDSDFSNIDLVTSVQRDAYPKNQHLRAYHQKIDNNLDEMSSGLSRLKNLALGLQTEIEEQDDMLDRLTKKVETLDVNIKSTDKKIRQL; this is encoded by the exons ATGTCGGCCCCCCCGAGGAGCTACAACCCCTTCGccgaggaggatgaggaggttgcggaggaggaggcgggcGGCGCCGAGCGGCAGCGCTACCTGCAGCGGGAGGTCCTGCGGCGCTCCGCCGCCACCGCCGACAGCACCGCCCGCTCCCTGTCGCTCCTCTACGAGTCGGAGCGGATCGGCGTGGCCGCCTCCGAG GAGCTTGTACGTCAAGGAGAGTCACTGAAGCGCACAGAACAGATGGTAGATAAAATGGACCAGGACTTGAAGACCAGTCAAAGACACATAAATAGCATTAAGAGCGTTTTTGGGGGCCTGGTTAACTACTTCAAACCCAAACCTCCAGAGAGCAAGCCAGAGCAGAATGGCACTCCTGAATATTATGCTAACAGTAg ATTAAAAGAAGCAATGATGTCTAGTAAAGAACAAGAGTCAAAATACCAGGAAAGTCATCCGAATTTAAGGCGGCTAGATAATTCAG ACAGTGATTTCAGCAACATAGATTTAGTTACTTCAGTGCAACGGGATGCCTATCCAAAGAATCAACATCTGCGAGCTTACCACCAGAAAATTGATAACAACTTAG ATGAGATGTCTTCTGGGTTGAGTCGTCTGAAAAACCTAGCTCTTGGTCTGCAGACAGAAATAGAGGAGCAAGATGATATGCTGGATCGGCTAACCAAAAAAGTAGAGACACTGGATGTCAATATTAAAAGCACTGATAAAAAAATCCGACAACTTTAA